TCGCGGACGTCACTGACCGACAGTTTCCGGCCCGCCGCGTGGCGCTCGGCCTCGCGCCGCTTGAGCGCCTGGTCGAGGTAGGCCAGCATCACCACGCCGATCTCCACCGCCACGCCGCCTAGCGCGATGAATCCGACCGCGACCGCGACTGACAGGTTGTAGCCCAGGAAATACAGCAGCCAGAAACCGCCCACCAGCGCCAGCGGCAGGGTGGCGATCACGATCAGTACCTCCATGCCGTTGCGGAAATTGAGATAGAGCAACAGCAGGATAATGGCCAGCGTGAACGGGATGACGACCTCGAGGCGTTCGACGGCGCGCTGCATGTACTCGAACTGGCCGGTCCAGTGCAGCGAATAGCCCGGTGGCAGCTTCACTTTCTCCTGCACCGTGCGCCGGGCGTCGGCAACGTAGGAACCGATGTCGCGGTCGCGGATGTCGATGTAGGTCCAGCCGGACAGGCGCGCGTTTTCGCTGCGGATCATGTCCGGGCCGTCCACGACCCGGACGTCCGCCACTTCCGACAGCGCGATCTGCAGGCCGCTCATGGTGATCAGCGGCAGCGCCTGCAGCCGGGGTATCGAGTCGCGAATGTCCTGCGGGTAGCGGAGGTTCACCGGGTAGCGTTCGCGCCCCTCGATGGTGTCGGTGATTTTCATGCCGCCCACGGCGGTGGCCACGGTATCCTGGATGTCGGCGATGTTCATGCCGAAGCGCGCGGCGCGGTGGCGGTCGATGCGGATGTCCACGTAGCGCGCCGCCGTGACGCGCTCGGAATAGACCGACACCGTGCCGGGCAGGTCGCGCAGCACGGATTCGATTTCCCGGCCGATGGTGTCGATGGTGACCAGCGAAGGACCGGAAACCTTGACGCCGACGGGCGTGCGGATGCCGGTGGTGAGCATGTCGATGCGCGTCTTGATCGGCGGCAGCAAGGCATTCGACAGGCCCGGGAAATTGACGGCCGCCAGCATTTCCTCGGTGAGTTTCCGGGTCGTCATGCCCGGCCGCCATTCGGAACGCGGCTTCAGCTGGATCGTGGTTTCGAACATGGACAGCGGCGCCGGATCGGTCGCGGTTTCCGCACGGCCGCTTTTGCCGAATACGCTTTGCACCTCGGGAAAGGTCTTGAGTATGCGGTCGGTTTGCTGGAGGAGCTGCTGCGCCTTGCCGGAGGCCAGGCTGGGCAGGGTGGTGGGCATGTATAAAATATCGCCCTCATCCATGTCCGGCATGAACTCGGAGCCGAGCTGGGTCACCGGAACCACGCCCAGCACCACCAGAAACACCGCGCCCCACAGCACCAGCTTGGGCCGTGCCAGCACCCAGTCCAGCATCGGCCGGTAGGCACGGATCAGCCCGCGGTTGACCGGATTTTCCTGTTCGCCGCGGATATGGCCGCGGATGAAATAACCCATGAGCACCGGCACCAGCGTGATCGACAGCGCCGCGGCGGCGGCCATGGCATAGGTCTTGGTGTAGGCCAGCGGCGCGAACAGCCGCCCTTCCTGGGCCTCGAGGGCGAACACCGGAATGAAGCTCAGGGCGATGATGAGCAGCGAATAAAACAGCGGCGCCCCGAGTTCCTCGGTCGCGGTGCGCACGATGTCCCAGCGGTTCGCGTCGGTCACCGGCTGCTTCTCCAGGTGCTTGTGCACGTTCTCGATCATGACGATGGCGGCGTCCACCATGGCGCCGATGGCGATGGCGATGCCGCCGAGCGACATGATGTTGGCGTTAATGCCCTGATGTTTCATGATGATGAAGCTGACGAGAATGCCGATGGGCAGCGTGACCACGACCACCAGCGAGGAACGCAGGTGGAACAGGAACACCAGGCACACGACGGCCACGACGATGAATTCCTCGATCAGCGTTCCGGTGAGGTTGTTGACGGCGTTCTTGATGACCGCCGAGCGGTCATAGGTCGGCACGATCTCCACGCCTTCCGGCAGGCTGCCCTTGAGGGCCTCGATCCTGGCCTTGACGGCGTTGATCGTGGCCAGCGCGTTTTCGCCATGACGCATGACGATGATGCCGCCGGCCACTTCACCCTCGCCGTTCAGGTCGGCGATGCCGCGGCGCATCTCGGGGCCGAGACGGATCTCGGCGACGTCTTTGAGCTGGATCGGCGCGCCGCTGGAGGTCACGCCCAGCGGCACGGCGCGCAGCTCGCTTTTCGCCTGCAAATAGCCGCGCACGCGCACCATGTACTCGGCCTCGGCCATTTCGATGACCGATCCGCCGGTTTCCTGGTTGGCCTTTTCAATGGCGCGCTGCAAATCCATGAGCGTGAGCCGGTAGGCGCGCAGCTTCACCGGGTCCACGATGACCTGGTACTGCTTCACCATGCCGCCCACGGTGGCGACCTCGGCCACGCCCGGGACCGTGCGCAGCTCGTACTTGAGAAACCAGTCCTGCAGCGTGCGCAGTTGCGCCAGATCGTGCCTGCCGCTGCGATCGATCAGCGCGTATTCGTACACCCAGCCGACCCCGGTGGCGTCCGGGCCGAGCGCGGGGCTGGCCCCGCGCGGCAGTCGCGGCAGCACCTGGCTCAGGTACTCGAGCACGCGCGAGCGCGCCCAGTAAAGATCGGTGCCGTCCTTGAACAGCACGTAGACGAAGGATTCGCCGAACTGGGAAAAACCGCGCACGGTGGTGGCGCCCGGCACCGACAGCATGGCGGTGGTGAGCGGATAGGTCACCTGGTCTTCCACCACCTGCGGCGCCTGGCCGGGATAGCTGGTCTGGATGATGACTTGCACGTCGGAAAGATCGGGGATCGCATCCAGCGGCGTGCGCGCGATCGAGAAGATTCCCCAGGCGACCAGAAACGCGGTCAGCAACAGCACCAGGAAACGGTTACTGATGGACCAGCGGATGATATGGGCGATCATTGGCTGTTCTCCTTAATGGCCCGCGTGCGGATCGGCCGGTGCCGACTCCATGCGCTGGAAGCTGGCGCGCACGCTGGCCTCGGAGTCGATCAGAAATTGCCCCGAAGTCACTACCGTGTCGCCTTCCTTGATGCCCTGGCGGATTTCCACCCAGTCGCCGGATTCCTCGCCCGGGACGACTTCCGCTGGCTGGAACCGGCCGCCACCGAGCGCCAGCACCACCGCGGTGCGCGTGCCGGTGCGGATCAGTGCCTCGCGCGGTACCATGAGTTTCTGGTCGCGCCGGGCCTTGTCCCGGATGACCACGTCGGCGTACATGTTGGGCCGCAGCGCCGCATCCGGATTGATCACGCGAATGCGCGCCTTGAGCGAGCGCGTCCCGATGTCCACGTCGGAGCGCACGCTTTCCACGGTGCCGTTCCATTCACGGCCCGGAAAATCCGGGAAACTGATCACTGCGGGCGAACCGGCCTGCACCCAGGCGGCGTGCTCGAAACTGTCCACCAGCACCAGCAGGACTCCGCCTTCGCGAAACAGGTAGCCGTGCGCCGTGAGGCTGCGCGCCGCCCCGCCGCGCGTGACCTTGTGGGTGCGCACGCCGAAATTCTGGATGAACTCGGGACGGATCGTGACCACCGGCGAGCCGTCGCTGGCGCCGCCCTCGTCCGCGTACACCGGCACCAGGTCCATGTCCATGAACGGCGACGGGCCAGGTTTGTCGCTGCGATAGCCCGGCACCATGGGGTCGGTCCAGTAGAGCACCTTGCGTTCCGTCTTGGCTTCGCCGCCGGCGTCGGCGG
The DNA window shown above is from Sulfuricaulis limicola and carries:
- a CDS encoding efflux RND transporter permease subunit; this translates as MIAHIIRWSISNRFLVLLLTAFLVAWGIFSIARTPLDAIPDLSDVQVIIQTSYPGQAPQVVEDQVTYPLTTAMLSVPGATTVRGFSQFGESFVYVLFKDGTDLYWARSRVLEYLSQVLPRLPRGASPALGPDATGVGWVYEYALIDRSGRHDLAQLRTLQDWFLKYELRTVPGVAEVATVGGMVKQYQVIVDPVKLRAYRLTLMDLQRAIEKANQETGGSVIEMAEAEYMVRVRGYLQAKSELRAVPLGVTSSGAPIQLKDVAEIRLGPEMRRGIADLNGEGEVAGGIIVMRHGENALATINAVKARIEALKGSLPEGVEIVPTYDRSAVIKNAVNNLTGTLIEEFIVVAVVCLVFLFHLRSSLVVVVTLPIGILVSFIIMKHQGINANIMSLGGIAIAIGAMVDAAIVMIENVHKHLEKQPVTDANRWDIVRTATEELGAPLFYSLLIIALSFIPVFALEAQEGRLFAPLAYTKTYAMAAAAALSITLVPVLMGYFIRGHIRGEQENPVNRGLIRAYRPMLDWVLARPKLVLWGAVFLVVLGVVPVTQLGSEFMPDMDEGDILYMPTTLPSLASGKAQQLLQQTDRILKTFPEVQSVFGKSGRAETATDPAPLSMFETTIQLKPRSEWRPGMTTRKLTEEMLAAVNFPGLSNALLPPIKTRIDMLTTGIRTPVGVKVSGPSLVTIDTIGREIESVLRDLPGTVSVYSERVTAARYVDIRIDRHRAARFGMNIADIQDTVATAVGGMKITDTIEGRERYPVNLRYPQDIRDSIPRLQALPLITMSGLQIALSEVADVRVVDGPDMIRSENARLSGWTYIDIRDRDIGSYVADARRTVQEKVKLPPGYSLHWTGQFEYMQRAVERLEVVIPFTLAIILLLLYLNFRNGMEVLIVIATLPLALVGGFWLLYFLGYNLSVAVAVGFIALGGVAVEIGVVMLAYLDQALKRREAERHAAGRKLSVSDVREAVIEGALLRVRPVTMTKVAIIAALLPILWSDGTGSEAMQRIAAPMVGGMLSVAVLTLAVIPAAYFLWQAWRVGKAVKQN
- a CDS encoding efflux RND transporter periplasmic adaptor subunit translates to MNRKTKLTAIIGVALVLGIAAGWYFIHAGKNPADAGGEAKTERKVLYWTDPMVPGYRSDKPGPSPFMDMDLVPVYADEGGASDGSPVVTIRPEFIQNFGVRTHKVTRGGAARSLTAHGYLFREGGVLLVLVDSFEHAAWVQAGSPAVISFPDFPGREWNGTVESVRSDVDIGTRSLKARIRVINPDAALRPNMYADVVIRDKARRDQKLMVPREALIRTGTRTAVVLALGGGRFQPAEVVPGEESGDWVEIRQGIKEGDTVVTSGQFLIDSEASVRASFQRMESAPADPHAGH